The genome window GGCAGCACAGGTGATGGCTGTGGTGTGTTGCATTCTTAGAGCTGATGTTGATGCTGCAGGGGGTAGATTGCTGCACTTGTTCTTGTAGGCCAGGGGTGAAAAACAAGTAATTCCAAGTAATTTAAAGAAGGAAAGAAGATTCCACATTCCTAGTCAAGGAGTGTCACTTTCCCACAGAGTTTAGTTTGATCTTTTTgatctttttatctttttgatcTTTTTAATTAAACAGACCTGAATCAACTAGTCGACAGTTAGGTGTGTCGAAATTAAAATGAGGAACTTGCTTTACAGAATCACAGACAAACCTGTTTTACACACGTCACTCAAACACAGAACCAGTAAAGTATTTAAACTCATCAGCTCAGGGAAAGAGAAACTAAAGTGCTAGTTTAGCTGTTGAGTGTTTGTGTCTCAGTATTTCCGCAGTAAAATGGCAGAAGCCAGAATTTCAGTGGGTCAGAAGGAGTTCATGTGTTcagtgtgtctggatctcctgaaggatccagtgaccattccctgtggacacagttactgtaagagctgtattacagactgctgggatcagGAGGATCAGACGAGAGTCTACAGCTGCCCTCAGTGCAATcagaccttcagtccaagacctgctttaGCTACAAACACCATCCTGGCTGAAGTGGTGGACAGACTTATGAAGACCAGACTCTCTGATGACTGTTACGCTGGAGTTGGAGATGTGCAGTGTGACAtctgtactggaagaaaatacagagccgtcaagtcctgtctggtgtgtctgAAGTCCTACTGTCAGAATCACCTTGAACAACATGAGAGTTGGTTTAGAGGACCGAGGCACAGTTTGATTGAagccactggacgactgcaggagatgatctgtCAGAAACATGAGAAGCTCCTTGAGGTTTTCTGTCGCACTGATCAGAAGTGTATATGTGTGCTGTGTACGATGGATGAACATCAAAACCACAACACTGTATCAGCTGCAGCACACAGGACAGAGAAACAGGTATTTAACACTAGACACTGATGAAATATTGACACTTGTTGCATATGTGTTTATATCTGCACAATATAAACAGTTCACAGCATTCACAAATCACACAACAGCAGAAAAGAACAGCTGCGAGAAGAGTTTCACTGTTTGCAGAAAATGCACCGTAAACCACATTCAGTCTGAAGCTCTACGTCTGTGTCAGTTTCAATTTTATAATACGCTTCTGCGAAACAGACCTTAACCTTCATGATAATTCATGTATGATAGTAGTCATGTATGATTCATCTGTTCACATGATGATTTAGTGTCAGTAGTTTTCTGTGAGATTGACGATCATCTGTTTGTCCTGcagaagcagctgaaggagacgcagaagacgctccagcagagaatccagcagagagagaaagatctccagcagctgagagagactgtggagtttcataaggtgagtctggagaagaagagaagtttgtctccgtctcagttcagactcactgaagctgaatcactgtgtgtcctaacagcgctctgcacagacagcagtggaggacagtgagaggatctttactgagctcatccgctccattgagagaagccgctctgagctgatgcgactgatcagagatcaggaaaagactgcagtgagtcgagctgaagaacgactggagcgactggagcaagagatcaatgatctgaggaggagagacgctgagctggagcagctttcacacacacaggatcacatccagttcctgcaggtaacacacatcTAGAAGAA of Carassius gibelio isolate Cgi1373 ecotype wild population from Czech Republic chromosome A2, carGib1.2-hapl.c, whole genome shotgun sequence contains these proteins:
- the LOC127938878 gene encoding tripartite motif-containing protein 16-like codes for the protein MAEARISVGQKEFMCSVCLDLLKDPVTIPCGHSYCKSCITDCWDQEDQTRVYSCPQCNQTFSPRPALATNTILAEVVDRLMKTRLSDDCYAGVGDVQCDICTGRKYRAVKSCLVCLKSYCQNHLEQHESWFRGPRHSLIEATGRLQEMICQKHEKLLEVFCRTDQKCICVLCTMDEHQNHNTVSAAAHRTEKQKQLKETQKTLQQRIQQREKDLQQLRETVEFHKRSAQTAVEDSERIFTELIRSIERSRSELMRLIRDQEKTAVSRAEERLERLEQEINDLRRRDAELEQLSHTQDHIQFLQSFQSLSAAPESTDVNDDLFSSLFSSDDLRESVHRLRDKLEDFCKEEIKKISDRVAFIRTKSNFLQYSRQFTPDLNTAFKHLRLSENNRELTNTNTDQPYPGHPDRFDNWPQVLCRESVCGRCYWEIEWSGGDGVSTSVSYKSIGRKGGRECVFGRNDQSWNFYCTPSSCTFVHKNIDTVLPIKSIISRIGVFVDYSAGTVSFFSVSDTMSLIHTFQTTFTQPLYPGFWVGSGSRMKLC